The Pseudomonas allokribbensis genome has a window encoding:
- a CDS encoding agmatine deiminase family protein, whose product MQQNKNNNSGWMMPAEWVTHAATWMVWPHNQALWESGWGVTLPLVQEDFARVANAIARFEPVKMVVDPSAIARAKTLCGPNIELIPLAVNDSWCRDSGPSFVVHPEQGLAGVSWRFNAWGGKSAHDLDESLARRVLNHLGGECFGTALSNEGGAIHVDGEGTLITTESVLLNPNRNPGVSKAEMEEIFSRLLGVKKTIWLPGDPDYVTGDMTDGHVDGVCAFARPGVLLVDATHDRSSVYAEVVRENRRALELATDAQGRKFELIELYEATDAVDTEAEVFCASYTNFYIANGAIIMPAYGIEADHVAAETLAKAFPGREVVPVQINHLAHGGGGVHCITQQQPAWPVEG is encoded by the coding sequence ATGCAGCAGAACAAAAACAACAACAGCGGTTGGATGATGCCGGCAGAGTGGGTAACGCACGCCGCGACCTGGATGGTCTGGCCACACAATCAGGCCCTGTGGGAGTCGGGCTGGGGCGTGACCTTGCCGTTGGTGCAGGAAGATTTCGCTCGCGTCGCCAACGCCATCGCCCGGTTCGAACCGGTGAAAATGGTTGTCGATCCGTCGGCCATCGCCCGTGCCAAAACCTTGTGCGGACCGAACATCGAACTGATTCCGCTGGCAGTCAACGACAGCTGGTGCCGCGACTCCGGCCCAAGTTTCGTGGTTCATCCGGAGCAAGGTCTGGCCGGGGTGAGCTGGCGCTTCAACGCGTGGGGCGGCAAGTCGGCCCACGACCTGGACGAAAGCCTGGCCCGCCGCGTGCTCAATCACCTGGGCGGCGAGTGCTTCGGCACGGCGCTGAGCAACGAGGGCGGCGCGATCCACGTGGACGGCGAGGGCACGTTGATCACCACCGAATCGGTGCTGCTCAACCCCAACCGCAACCCCGGCGTTAGCAAAGCCGAGATGGAAGAGATCTTCAGCCGTCTGCTCGGCGTGAAGAAAACCATCTGGCTGCCGGGCGATCCGGATTACGTCACCGGCGATATGACCGACGGCCACGTCGATGGCGTCTGTGCCTTCGCTCGCCCTGGTGTGTTGCTGGTGGACGCCACCCATGATCGCAGCTCGGTGTACGCCGAAGTGGTGCGGGAAAACCGTCGCGCACTGGAACTGGCCACCGACGCCCAGGGCCGCAAATTCGAGCTGATCGAGCTGTATGAAGCCACCGATGCGGTGGACACCGAAGCCGAAGTGTTCTGCGCCTCGTACACCAACTTCTACATCGCCAACGGCGCGATCATCATGCCGGCGTACGGCATCGAGGCCGACCATGTCGCGGCAGAAACCCTGGCCAAGGCGTTCCCGGGACGTGAAGTGGTGCCGGTGCAGATCAATCATCTGGCCCATGGCGGCGGCGGTGTGCACTGCATCACCCAGCAACAGCCAGCCTGGCCGGTGGAGGGTTGA
- a CDS encoding GNAT family N-acetyltransferase: MNTNITLRNERPEDIDAIARITEAAFQHEEHSSHTEQFIVNALRRAGQLSVSLVAVENDTVVGHVAISPVTISSGTQDWYGLGPISVCPTRQQQGIGSALMKASLAELQRIGGVGCVVLGDPGYYGRFGFKAHAGLELPGIPAEYFQALAFGGELPVGVVKYHEAFDATA; encoded by the coding sequence ATGAATACAAATATCACCCTCCGCAACGAACGCCCCGAAGACATCGACGCCATCGCCCGAATCACCGAGGCCGCGTTCCAGCACGAAGAACACTCCAGCCACACCGAACAATTCATCGTCAACGCCTTGCGCCGCGCCGGTCAGCTCAGCGTTTCGCTGGTGGCCGTCGAGAACGACACGGTGGTCGGCCATGTCGCCATTTCACCTGTGACGATTTCCTCCGGCACACAAGACTGGTATGGCCTGGGCCCGATCTCCGTGTGCCCGACCCGCCAGCAGCAAGGCATCGGCTCGGCGCTGATGAAAGCCTCGCTGGCGGAGTTGCAGCGCATTGGCGGGGTTGGCTGCGTGGTGCTTGGCGATCCGGGCTACTACGGCCGCTTCGGCTTCAAGGCCCATGCAGGTCTGGAGTTGCCGGGGATTCCGGCGGAGTACTTTCAGGCGTTGGCGTTTGGCGGGGAATTGCCGGTCGGTGTCGTGAAGTATCACGAGGCTTTCGACGCTACCGCGTAA
- a CDS encoding LysR substrate-binding domain-containing protein has translation MLKHWPPLSSLRGFEAAARLGSFHKAAEELSLTQSAISQQIRSLEAYLEQPLFFRSGRSVSLTDAGHDLLSTTQAMLQQLSVGIRRLGQYQKPNQLVLNTTPAFARHWLLPRLGDFRRQHPNVDLWIFSTDEVPEMATQTIDLAVRDDISSQAECSFKVLHADRLYPACHPSLLAVPPAQRTTLHGEREMDWSHWAVESGIDVGQQDQGLNFSDPGLLLDAACGGLGIALVSQLLSRKARADGLLQPLVDDTIRGPNWALLTHRDSESDPMARSFTEWLLANLSDP, from the coding sequence ATGCTGAAACACTGGCCACCCCTCAGCTCGTTGCGCGGCTTCGAAGCGGCCGCGCGGCTGGGCAGTTTTCACAAAGCCGCCGAGGAACTGAGCCTCACGCAATCGGCCATCAGCCAGCAGATTCGCAGCCTTGAGGCATACCTGGAGCAGCCGCTGTTTTTCCGCAGCGGACGCAGCGTCAGCCTGACCGACGCCGGCCACGATCTGCTCAGCACCACTCAGGCGATGCTGCAGCAACTGTCGGTCGGGATTCGGCGGCTGGGGCAATACCAGAAACCCAATCAACTGGTGCTCAACACCACGCCGGCGTTTGCCCGGCACTGGTTGCTGCCACGGCTGGGGGATTTCCGCCGCCAGCACCCGAATGTGGACCTGTGGATTTTCAGCACCGACGAAGTGCCGGAGATGGCGACCCAGACCATCGATCTGGCGGTGCGCGACGACATCAGCTCCCAGGCCGAATGCAGCTTCAAAGTGCTGCACGCGGATCGACTCTATCCGGCGTGCCATCCAAGTCTGCTGGCGGTTCCGCCTGCACAGCGCACCACCCTGCACGGCGAGCGAGAAATGGACTGGAGCCATTGGGCGGTGGAATCCGGGATCGACGTCGGCCAGCAGGATCAGGGCCTGAATTTCTCCGATCCGGGTTTGCTACTGGACGCGGCGTGCGGCGGGCTCGGCATCGCGCTGGTCAGCCAGTTGCTCAGCCGCAAGGCCCGGGCCGACGGGCTGTTGCAGCCCTTGGTGGACGACACCATTCGCGGCCCGAACTGGGCACTGCTGACCCACCGCGACAGCGAGAGCGATCCGATGGCGCGCAGTTTTACCGAGTGGTTGCTGGCGAACCTGAGCGATCCATGA
- a CDS encoding DUF1842 domain-containing protein, which translates to MSGSVQQQNVGLFPVSYRIGTGQPGAQSLALNLLVSTPQHEVSGTSAITQATNPPLDIDSDVWGEYTYLTVMKPGVSKILITAEGNEGGPGSNSIVNFKIQLVVGTDWREGVANYEYFDGQRWHELNNVPAHLVEVPSNVFQPFHPGPVILPHPPILPLYAAPIQSAIASGDLAQMKNLAKLAQQQLDQQPQLQKALDAAKSEISKLQAR; encoded by the coding sequence ATGTCTGGTTCAGTTCAGCAACAAAATGTCGGCTTGTTCCCCGTGAGCTATCGGATCGGTACGGGTCAGCCGGGGGCGCAAAGCCTTGCGCTCAACCTGCTGGTTTCCACACCGCAGCATGAAGTCAGCGGCACCTCCGCCATCACTCAGGCAACCAACCCTCCGCTGGATATCGATTCGGATGTCTGGGGCGAATACACCTACCTGACGGTCATGAAGCCCGGTGTCAGTAAAATCCTGATCACCGCCGAGGGCAATGAAGGTGGCCCCGGCTCCAACTCCATCGTGAACTTCAAGATTCAACTGGTGGTCGGCACCGACTGGCGTGAAGGCGTGGCCAATTACGAGTATTTCGACGGGCAACGCTGGCACGAATTGAACAACGTGCCGGCCCATCTGGTCGAGGTGCCCTCGAATGTCTTCCAGCCGTTCCATCCGGGCCCGGTGATTCTTCCGCATCCGCCGATCCTGCCGCTGTATGCCGCGCCGATCCAGAGCGCCATCGCCAGTGGCGACCTGGCCCAGATGAAAAACCTGGCGAAGCTCGCCCAGCAGCAACTGGATCAGCAACCCCAACTGCAAAAGGCACTGGACGCCGCCAAGAGCGAAATCAGCAAGCTGCAGGCCCGCTGA
- a CDS encoding LysR family transcriptional regulator, with protein MDRFDAMQAFARVVEAGSFTKAAETLHMSKTTVTHLVQQLEARLRVKLLNRTTRKVNATADGAAYYERVIKLLADMDDAETSLPGAAAQPKGRLRVDVPSPLANLILVPALPEFCARYPEIQIDMGVSDRIVDIIDENVDCVVRGGELRDQSLMARKVADLQLGVYAAPSYLARAGTPAHPRELEDSHHRVVGFLWARTGKPVPYALHNEHEDLQIKGRHVLAVDDGNAYLSAGLAGLGVLWLPKYMSKAHEASGNLVPLFEDWRLDPMPLYVAYPPNRHISRKLRVFIDWIAEVMARHAPVMDRSGSPATTR; from the coding sequence ATGGACCGTTTTGACGCGATGCAAGCCTTCGCCCGGGTGGTGGAGGCGGGGAGTTTCACCAAAGCCGCCGAAACCCTGCACATGAGCAAGACCACCGTGACCCATCTGGTGCAGCAGCTGGAGGCACGCCTGCGGGTCAAGTTGCTCAACCGCACCACGCGCAAGGTCAACGCCACGGCGGACGGCGCAGCCTATTACGAGCGGGTGATCAAGTTGCTAGCCGATATGGACGATGCCGAAACCAGCCTTCCCGGCGCGGCGGCGCAGCCCAAGGGACGCTTGCGGGTCGATGTGCCGAGCCCCTTGGCCAATCTGATTCTGGTGCCGGCGCTGCCCGAGTTTTGCGCGCGCTATCCGGAGATCCAGATCGACATGGGCGTCAGTGACCGAATCGTCGACATCATCGATGAGAACGTCGATTGCGTGGTGCGCGGGGGCGAGCTGCGGGATCAGTCACTGATGGCCCGGAAAGTGGCGGATCTTCAACTTGGCGTGTATGCCGCGCCGAGCTATCTGGCCCGTGCCGGCACCCCGGCGCATCCCCGAGAACTGGAAGACAGCCATCATCGGGTAGTCGGTTTCCTCTGGGCGCGCACCGGCAAACCCGTACCTTACGCCCTGCACAACGAACACGAAGATCTGCAGATCAAGGGCCGCCATGTGCTTGCCGTCGATGACGGCAATGCCTACCTGTCGGCGGGCCTCGCGGGGCTGGGCGTGTTGTGGCTGCCCAAGTACATGTCCAAGGCTCACGAGGCGAGCGGTAATCTGGTGCCGCTGTTCGAAGACTGGCGCCTCGATCCGATGCCGCTCTATGTCGCCTACCCGCCGAACCGCCACATCAGCCGCAAGCTGCGGGTGTTCATCGACTGGATCGCCGAGGTAATGGCCCGCCACGCACCGGTCATGGATCGCTCAGGTTCGCCAGCAACCACTCGGTAA
- a CDS encoding RidA family protein — MTNTQPKRDVVFPPGRHALYERNRYSPAVRSNGFLFVSGQVGSLEDGSPEPDLKQQVRLAFTNLNAILGAAGGSFDDVVDVTVFMVDPQSTFETIWEVVPEFWGEAPHPTITAVGVTWLYGFQFEIKVIARLSE; from the coding sequence ATGACCAACACCCAGCCAAAACGTGACGTGGTTTTCCCGCCCGGACGCCATGCCCTCTACGAGCGCAATCGCTATTCGCCGGCCGTACGCTCCAACGGTTTTCTGTTTGTCTCCGGCCAGGTCGGCAGTCTTGAGGACGGCTCGCCCGAGCCAGATCTGAAACAACAGGTGCGCCTGGCCTTCACCAACCTGAATGCGATTCTCGGCGCGGCCGGCGGCAGCTTCGACGACGTGGTGGACGTGACCGTGTTCATGGTCGACCCGCAATCAACTTTCGAAACCATCTGGGAAGTGGTGCCCGAGTTCTGGGGCGAGGCGCCGCATCCAACCATTACGGCGGTCGGCGTGACGTGGCTGTATGGCTTTCAGTTCGAGATCAAGGTGATCGCCAGGCTGTCGGAATGA
- the leuC gene encoding 3-isopropylmalate dehydratase large subunit, with amino-acid sequence MPSPRTLYQKHIDSHTVCTLDDQGHVLLYIDRQVANEYTSPQAFSGLRDAGRKVWRPAATLAVVDHVNPTAPTRTATMPDAGGARQVSYFEENCRDFGIELFDVLDKRQGIEHVVAPEQGFILPGMVVAAGDSHTTTYGALGAFGFGIGTSEIEHLLATQTLVYKRLKTLRVTVNGELGAGVTSKDIIMALIEKIGASGATGYAIEFTGPAISDLSVEARMTICNMAVEAGARGAFMAPDDKVFAYLQLKPRTPKGEIWEQAVERWKTLHSDHGAVFDREVSLDVTALEPMVTWGTSPDQAAPIGGRVPDPAGQPDPILRQGLQRALDYMGLTPGTPLNEVVISHAFIGSCTNARIEDLRDVARVVRGKRVAAHVRAMIVPGSTRVRDQAEDEGLAQIFLDAGFEWRQSGCSMCLAMNDDVLATGDRCASSTNRNFEGRQGAGARTHLMSPAMVAAAAITGHLTDVRAFAPGV; translated from the coding sequence ATGCCCAGCCCGAGAACCCTGTACCAGAAACACATCGACAGTCACACGGTCTGCACCCTCGACGATCAGGGCCACGTGCTGCTTTACATCGACCGCCAGGTCGCCAACGAATACACCAGCCCGCAAGCTTTCAGCGGTTTGCGCGACGCCGGGCGCAAGGTCTGGCGCCCGGCTGCCACGCTGGCGGTGGTCGATCATGTGAACCCTACAGCGCCGACCCGCACTGCGACCATGCCCGACGCGGGCGGTGCGCGGCAGGTGTCGTATTTCGAAGAGAACTGCCGCGACTTCGGCATCGAGCTGTTCGACGTGCTGGACAAGCGCCAGGGCATCGAACACGTCGTGGCACCGGAACAAGGCTTCATTCTGCCGGGCATGGTGGTGGCGGCCGGTGACAGCCACACCACCACCTACGGCGCGCTGGGTGCGTTCGGTTTCGGCATCGGCACTTCGGAAATCGAACACCTGCTGGCGACGCAAACCCTGGTCTACAAACGCCTGAAAACCTTGCGCGTAACGGTCAATGGCGAGCTCGGTGCGGGCGTCACGTCGAAAGACATCATCATGGCCCTGATCGAAAAGATCGGCGCTTCGGGGGCCACCGGTTATGCGATTGAATTCACTGGCCCGGCGATCAGCGACCTCAGCGTCGAAGCGCGCATGACCATCTGCAACATGGCCGTGGAGGCTGGCGCCCGTGGTGCGTTCATGGCGCCGGACGACAAGGTCTTCGCCTATCTGCAACTCAAGCCGCGCACGCCCAAAGGGGAAATCTGGGAACAGGCCGTCGAGCGCTGGAAAACCCTGCACAGCGATCATGGCGCGGTGTTCGATCGTGAAGTCAGCCTAGATGTCACCGCGCTGGAACCGATGGTCACCTGGGGCACCAGCCCGGATCAGGCCGCCCCGATTGGCGGACGAGTGCCGGACCCGGCCGGCCAGCCCGACCCGATTCTGCGTCAGGGCCTGCAACGCGCCCTCGATTACATGGGCCTGACACCCGGCACGCCGCTGAACGAAGTGGTGATCAGCCACGCCTTCATCGGCTCCTGCACCAATGCGCGGATCGAAGATTTGCGTGACGTGGCCCGCGTGGTGCGCGGCAAGCGAGTCGCGGCTCACGTGCGGGCGATGATCGTGCCCGGCTCGACGCGGGTACGCGATCAGGCCGAAGACGAAGGGCTGGCGCAGATCTTTCTCGATGCCGGTTTCGAGTGGCGGCAATCAGGCTGCTCGATGTGCCTGGCGATGAACGACGACGTACTGGCAACCGGTGATCGCTGCGCATCGAGCACCAACCGCAACTTCGAAGGCCGCCAGGGCGCGGGTGCGCGCACGCACTTGATGAGCCCGGCAATGGTCGCGGCAGCCGCCATCACCGGACATTTGACTGACGTTCGCGCCTTCGCGCCGGGAGTTTGA
- a CDS encoding DUF1842 domain-containing protein, which translates to MSIGLFHTRLIASNSLLGAPVLTLDLVVDTVRKKVSGAASVFQSTWPPVNFHARVWGDYSEARLTPSTENYIILTLDGSPSGPLSQIAQTFSLKGILDDWTSGFVDYRYNEGGQWHYVRHVAVHQAPTIEPQPHERHFQPLYAVAVQQAQTSGDLAQLKTVVQQGEQQVAHQGALRSALEHLNAEIARLEAR; encoded by the coding sequence ATGTCGATTGGACTTTTTCATACCCGCCTCATCGCCAGCAACTCACTGCTCGGCGCACCGGTTCTGACCCTCGACCTCGTGGTCGATACCGTGCGTAAAAAAGTCAGCGGCGCTGCCAGCGTCTTTCAAAGCACCTGGCCACCGGTCAATTTCCATGCCCGGGTCTGGGGCGATTATTCCGAGGCACGGCTGACCCCATCGACCGAGAATTACATCATTCTCACCCTCGATGGCAGCCCGAGCGGTCCGCTGAGTCAGATTGCGCAGACCTTCAGCCTCAAGGGCATCCTCGACGACTGGACCAGCGGCTTTGTCGATTACCGTTACAACGAGGGAGGCCAGTGGCATTACGTGAGGCACGTTGCTGTGCATCAGGCGCCGACCATCGAGCCGCAACCGCACGAGCGTCACTTCCAGCCGCTGTATGCCGTGGCCGTGCAGCAAGCGCAAACCAGCGGTGATCTGGCGCAGTTGAAAACCGTGGTGCAACAGGGTGAACAGCAAGTGGCCCACCAGGGAGCATTGCGCAGTGCCCTTGAGCATCTGAACGCAGAAATCGCGCGTCTGGAAGCACGCTAA
- a CDS encoding LysR substrate-binding domain-containing protein codes for MNTNRDQFPLPEDLKVFLTVIRKNSFASAAYELGYSPAYVSKRIAVLETTLSTKLLHRTTRRIALTDDGERVRIWAEKLLGDFDDFLGEIAQARHQPAGSLHICSSFGFGRNHVAPAISELSRTCPKLDIRLDVFDRVVDLVGEGFDLEILVGDDLPGQHLARKLVSNRRVLCATPEYLERRGTPQSLEDLKDHDCLVLKERNNSFGIWNLTRDGQEESVRVSGPLSSNSGEIVMEWALSGGGILLRSMWDVKPMLEQGRLVQVLEDYTQSANVWAVYPTRLSESAKLRVCVEFLEEYFRDLSVE; via the coding sequence ATGAACACGAATCGTGACCAATTTCCCTTGCCTGAAGACCTCAAGGTTTTCCTCACCGTCATCCGCAAGAACAGCTTCGCCAGCGCCGCCTATGAATTGGGCTATTCGCCGGCCTACGTCAGCAAGCGCATCGCGGTGCTCGAAACCACGCTCTCGACAAAGTTGCTGCACCGCACGACCCGGCGCATTGCGCTGACCGACGATGGTGAACGAGTGCGGATCTGGGCGGAAAAACTGCTGGGTGATTTCGATGACTTTCTCGGCGAGATTGCCCAGGCCCGGCACCAGCCGGCGGGTTCGCTGCACATTTGCAGCAGCTTCGGTTTCGGCCGCAATCACGTCGCGCCGGCGATCAGTGAACTGTCCCGAACGTGCCCGAAGCTCGACATTCGCCTGGACGTATTCGATCGCGTGGTCGATCTGGTGGGCGAGGGCTTCGATCTGGAAATCCTCGTCGGCGATGACCTGCCGGGCCAGCACCTGGCGCGCAAACTGGTCAGCAACCGGCGAGTGCTGTGCGCCACGCCGGAGTACCTCGAACGCCGGGGTACGCCGCAATCGCTCGAGGACCTGAAGGATCACGATTGCCTGGTGCTCAAGGAGCGCAACAATTCATTCGGCATCTGGAACCTGACCCGCGACGGGCAAGAAGAATCGGTGCGGGTCAGCGGCCCGTTGTCCTCCAACAGTGGCGAAATCGTGATGGAGTGGGCCTTGAGCGGCGGCGGGATTCTGTTGCGCTCGATGTGGGACGTCAAACCGATGCTCGAACAAGGGCGGCTGGTGCAGGTGTTGGAGGATTACACCCAGAGCGCCAACGTCTGGGCGGTGTACCCGACACGGCTCAGCGAGTCGGCCAAATTGCGGGTGTGTGTGGAATTTCTCGAAGAGTATTTCCGCGACTTGTCGGTTGAATGA
- a CDS encoding DUF1843 domain-containing protein: MTGSKHNMPPYGVAIQSAITGGDLQQMKTLLKQRDSTKPEAKELQTAYEKLAKEVSRLEKH, translated from the coding sequence ATGACTGGCTCAAAACACAACATGCCGCCTTACGGCGTCGCCATCCAGAGCGCTATCACGGGAGGCGATCTGCAACAGATGAAGACTTTGTTGAAACAGCGCGATTCGACGAAGCCGGAAGCGAAAGAGCTGCAAACCGCGTACGAAAAACTGGCCAAAGAAGTTTCCCGTCTGGAAAAACACTAA
- a CDS encoding helix-turn-helix domain-containing protein: MPDTLLKPSLPGIALRRWRVLHRVKQSHAAELFKVTQSTISRWESGMQAMDPEAHRQLETLLAARLDSAADQALARLVTDSARPVHLVCDLTHRLLACSPARAAQFSSPLSDLLGQSLWRFATAQIQHKESLLDDAGWREVQAPPALEFVTGHNDSTLVPIRESLCRWTRIALSDGTAARLVETL; this comes from the coding sequence ATGCCCGACACATTGTTGAAGCCCAGTCTGCCCGGCATCGCCCTGCGCCGCTGGCGAGTGCTGCATCGCGTCAAGCAGAGCCACGCCGCCGAGTTGTTCAAGGTCACCCAGTCGACGATTTCCCGCTGGGAAAGCGGCATGCAGGCAATGGACCCGGAGGCGCACAGGCAACTCGAGACTTTGCTCGCAGCACGACTCGACAGCGCGGCCGATCAGGCCCTCGCACGACTGGTTACGGACAGTGCACGCCCGGTTCACCTGGTCTGCGATCTGACCCATCGCCTGCTGGCCTGCTCCCCGGCCCGCGCCGCGCAGTTCAGCAGTCCGCTGAGCGATCTGCTGGGGCAATCGCTGTGGCGCTTTGCGACGGCGCAAATCCAGCACAAGGAGTCCTTGCTGGATGACGCTGGCTGGCGAGAAGTCCAGGCGCCACCAGCACTGGAATTCGTCACCGGCCACAATGATTCAACCCTTGTCCCCATCCGCGAAAGTCTTTGCCGCTGGACGCGGATCGCACTTTCGGACGGCACCGCCGCACGGCTGGTGGAAACGCTGTAG
- the aguB gene encoding N-carbamoylputrescine amidase, protein MTMLKVATTQMPCTWDLKSNLDRAEQLVREAAAQGAQVILLQELFATPYFCIEQSHHHMALAEEFRDSQVLSRFAALARELGVVLPLSWYEKAGNAYFNSLSVADADGRLLGVYRKTHIPNAIGYQEKEYFSPGDSGFKVWDTAFGRLGLGICWDQWFPETARCLALMGAEVLLFPTAIGSEPGCADLDSRDHWQMTMRGHAAANLLPVIASNRVGREVAGTDATLQMNFYGSSFICNHKGKMLAEADRASTGVLVQSLDLAAMREERLSWGIYRDRRPEMYGALLSQDGRHLHARWNPQGV, encoded by the coding sequence ATGACGATGCTGAAAGTCGCTACTACCCAGATGCCGTGCACCTGGGATCTGAAAAGTAACCTCGATCGCGCCGAGCAGTTGGTGCGTGAAGCGGCCGCACAGGGCGCACAAGTGATCCTGTTGCAGGAGTTGTTCGCCACGCCGTATTTCTGCATCGAACAGAGCCACCATCACATGGCGCTGGCCGAGGAGTTTCGCGACAGTCAGGTGCTGTCGCGCTTCGCCGCGCTGGCCCGTGAGCTCGGCGTGGTGCTGCCGCTGAGCTGGTACGAGAAGGCCGGCAATGCCTACTTCAACTCCCTGAGCGTGGCCGATGCCGACGGGCGTTTGCTGGGTGTGTACCGCAAGACCCACATTCCCAACGCCATCGGCTATCAGGAGAAGGAATATTTCAGTCCCGGCGACTCCGGTTTCAAAGTCTGGGACACCGCGTTCGGCCGCCTCGGCTTGGGCATCTGCTGGGATCAGTGGTTCCCGGAAACCGCCCGCTGCCTGGCCTTGATGGGCGCTGAAGTGCTGCTGTTCCCGACCGCCATCGGCTCGGAACCGGGCTGCGCGGATCTGGATTCGCGCGACCATTGGCAGATGACCATGCGTGGCCACGCTGCTGCCAACCTGCTGCCGGTGATCGCTTCCAACCGCGTTGGCCGCGAAGTGGCGGGTACCGATGCGACGCTGCAAATGAATTTCTACGGCTCGTCGTTCATCTGCAACCACAAGGGAAAAATGCTCGCCGAAGCCGATCGCGCCAGCACCGGCGTTCTGGTGCAAAGCCTCGATCTGGCAGCCATGCGTGAAGAGCGCCTGAGCTGGGGCATCTACCGCGACCGTCGCCCGGAAATGTACGGCGCCTTGTTGAGCCAGGACGGCCGTCACCTTCACGCCCGCTGGAACCCTCAAGGAGTCTGA
- the leuD gene encoding 3-isopropylmalate dehydratase small subunit: MQPFTIISGSAAPFLASNIDTDVIMPKQFLKGIDRQGLDRGLFFDLRFLASGEPDPDFVLNQPAWQDAAFLVTGPNFGCGSSREHAVWGLKQVGIRALIGTTFAGIFYDNCQRNGVLAIQLDAEQFKQVADVISVPATAHIRVNLPEQTIELADGTLIAFEIDELRKQSLLLGLDAIGTTLQRTEQIRAFEARHLAENPWLG, from the coding sequence ATGCAACCTTTCACCATCATCAGCGGCAGTGCCGCGCCGTTCCTCGCGTCCAACATCGACACTGATGTGATCATGCCCAAGCAGTTCCTCAAGGGCATTGATCGTCAGGGGCTGGATCGAGGGCTGTTTTTCGATCTGCGCTTTCTAGCCTCCGGTGAACCCGACCCTGACTTCGTGCTCAACCAACCGGCCTGGCAGGACGCGGCGTTTCTGGTGACGGGCCCCAATTTCGGCTGCGGTTCCAGCCGGGAACACGCGGTGTGGGGCTTGAAGCAGGTCGGGATCCGGGCGCTGATCGGCACCACGTTTGCCGGGATTTTCTATGACAACTGTCAGCGCAACGGCGTGCTGGCGATTCAACTCGATGCAGAGCAGTTCAAACAGGTCGCCGACGTCATCAGCGTTCCGGCGACCGCGCACATCCGCGTGAACCTGCCCGAGCAAACCATCGAGTTGGCGGACGGCACATTGATCGCTTTCGAGATTGATGAACTGCGCAAACAGTCACTGTTGCTGGGGCTGGACGCCATTGGCACAACGCTGCAACGCACCGAGCAGATTCGCGCTTTTGAAGCGCGGCATCTCGCGGAAAATCCCTGGTTGGGCTGA